The following coding sequences are from one Rutidosis leptorrhynchoides isolate AG116_Rl617_1_P2 chromosome 11, CSIRO_AGI_Rlap_v1, whole genome shotgun sequence window:
- the LOC139875292 gene encoding uncharacterized protein encodes MDDDRFPLHKFSPTVPVTLNRLRQARKLGSSDGIICYYGVCHDIYNDYETMMAVLWNPTIRKSVGIVIPNVKDMTYGCVVIGFGVCPNTSDSKLVKIITHIHKSVTKLVNCVSWEVEVFTLSSGDCRSLSIEIPFKPVRLLLGHVFINGVIYFHGFDAIDFGHENRHNRIISFDLKSEEFGEAFLPDSLAHSTEYLSVL; translated from the coding sequence ATGGATGATGATAGGTTTCCACTACACAAGTTTTCCCCTACTGTTCCAGTGACTCTCAATCGACTTCGGCAAGCGAGGAAACTTGGTTCCTCTGATGGAATAATATGTTATTATGGTGTATGTCATGATATATACAATGACTATGAAACAATGATGGCTGTGTTATGGAATCCTACCATTAGAAAATCAGTTGGTATTGTTATTCCAAATGTGAAAGATATGACGTACGGATGTGTTGTTATCGGTTTTGGAGTTTGTCCTAACACTAGTGATTCTAAGCTTGTTAAGATTATTACACATATTCATAAATCAGTAACTAAGCTTGTAAATTGTGTTTCTTGGGAAGTTGAGGTGTTTACCTTAAGCTCGGGGGACTGTAGAAGTTTATCTATCGAGATTCCTTTTAAACCGGTACGATTGTTGTTGGGACATGTTTTTATAAACGGGGTTATTTATTTTCATGGTTTTGATGCAATTGATTTTGGTCATGAAAATAGACATAATCGGATTatttcatttgatttgaaaagtgaaGAATTTGGTGAAGCATTTCTACCGGATAGTTTAGCACATTCCACCGAATATTTGTCTGTCTTGTGA